The region TGGATGGGGCTTTCGGCTGCTTTGAGTACCAGCTGTTGCATCCTTGTCAGACGCGACATCTGCTCGCTTATCTCGATTAGGTACCCTTTTACCCCCTCCAGGCCGTTGGGCAGATCCTCGATGTTCCTTATCAGCCCGGTGATCATCTGCTGCACTTCCATCATCGTTACTTGGAAGTGACTGCTGCTCACGTAGTTCTTGTTTGCGGCGAGATTGCTTTTTACGTTCCTTAATTCGCTTTCCGCTTGCGTCAACCTCGTCGAGAAGTCGCTGGGCAGAGAACTGAGAATGTCCCCTGTATTCTCCGGCAGACTCTTCAGTTTCTCCTGCAGCGTCTTGATAGCCTTCTCCGCCTTGTCCAGGCGTGGGCTGAGAACCTTCAAGACGCTGTCCATCTTGCCTTTCGCCGCTGCTTGGGCTAGCTTCGTCATCTCGGTCACTGACACCATGATTGAATACCTCCTGGTTGTTATAGTTTTCTTCCTCCTCGTCATCGAGAAGGCTGGAGCCGTATTTCGCCTCCAGGTCGTCATCGGTTGAATTGGCTTGAAGTGCTGCAAGCTGCCGCGCAAGAAGGGCTGATTGGGCCTCGTTAACGCGTTCGGTCACACCCTCTAGCGAGTAGCTGCGGCCCAATTTTGAGCCAGCTTTAGCTGCTTTACGCTTTCGAGTACGTCCGGCCTTCGTGGTGTTCGTGAAGTAGGCATCCTCGCCGTCGTCGTCGACCAGGGCCACGGTTAGCGACTCACCCTCGGTT is a window of Corynebacterium pseudogenitalium DNA encoding:
- a CDS encoding relaxase/mobilization nuclease domain-containing protein; amino-acid sequence: MSPTFFTEIQGSPHSVDISPIRVVARVHVDVKRTDEAIIYIQSWAKDELDKDNPADVARANAAGSELAMRLTQGTGVPFTVATHTDSKSGCVHNHIVFANHDTQTKKAAPRDMRNWYKLRNINDELMRDLGMRVLEREPEISLLPAERRARKEGKSTDSTGLGVDELTAATWADFARKRMDELCADKQVADADDPLAKAVEIAGKYNLSLKVQPNSKTEGESLTVALVDDDGEDAYFTNTTKAGRTRKRKAAKAGSKLGRSYSLEGVTERVNEAQSALLARQLAALQANSTDDDLEAKYGSSLLDDEEEENYNNQEVFNHGVSDRDDEASPSSGERQDGQRLEGSQPTPGQGGEGYQDAAGETEESAGEYRGHSQFSAQRLLDEVDASGKRIKERKKQSRRKQELREQQSLPSNDDGSAADDHRADKEHRGSAQRPGGGKRVPNRDKRADVASDKDATAGTQSSRKPHPSRQGFQPSSSPEPERSDDFEPDF